In Euphorbia lathyris chromosome 9, ddEupLath1.1, whole genome shotgun sequence, the following are encoded in one genomic region:
- the LOC136206324 gene encoding cytochrome c6, chloroplastic isoform X2: MRILSAISGSATATPTPLCSFFSSTEKEKRGERKEKVSLKLKDSKLLKSLATPLMASILAFSPLCFPPESVGEMSAEIQRGATLFSRSCIGCHDAGGNIIQPGATLFTEDLQRNGVDTEEEIYKITYFGKGRMPGFGENCSPRGQCTFGPRLQEEEIKLLANFVKSQADQAWPTIQD; this comes from the exons ATGCGGATTCTCTCAGCCATTTCCGGCTCTGCAACTGCAACTCCAACTCCACTCTGTTCTTTCTTCTCATCTACT gaaaaggaaaagcgagGAGAAAGAAAGGAGAAAGTCTCCCTAAAGCTAAAAGATTCGAAGTTGTTGAAGAGCTTGGCTACACCATTAATGGCTTCTATTCTTGCTTTTTCTCCTCTCTGCTTCCCTCCAG AATCAGTAGGAGAAATGAGTGCAGAAATACAAAGAGGAGCCACATTGTTCAGTCGGTCTTGCATTGGTTGTCACGATGCTGGTGGTAACATTATTCAACCT GGCGCAACCTTATTTACGGAGGACCTGCAAAG AAACGGAGTAGACACCGAAGAAGAAATATACAAAATTACTTATTTTGGGAAGGGAAGAATGCCT GGATTCGGTGAAAATTGCAGTCCAAGAGGACAATGCACTTTCGGACCACGTTTgcaagaggaagagataaagcTATTGGCCAATTTTGTTAAGTCACAAGCTGATCAAGCTTGGCCAACCATTCAAGATTGA
- the LOC136206324 gene encoding cytochrome c6, chloroplastic isoform X1, protein MRILSAISGSATATPTPLCSFFSSTEKEKRGERKEKVSLKLKDSKLLKSLATPLMASILAFSPLCFPPDIFVFFQYHVVVEIIKESVGEMSAEIQRGATLFSRSCIGCHDAGGNIIQPGATLFTEDLQRNGVDTEEEIYKITYFGKGRMPGFGENCSPRGQCTFGPRLQEEEIKLLANFVKSQADQAWPTIQD, encoded by the exons ATGCGGATTCTCTCAGCCATTTCCGGCTCTGCAACTGCAACTCCAACTCCACTCTGTTCTTTCTTCTCATCTACT gaaaaggaaaagcgagGAGAAAGAAAGGAGAAAGTCTCCCTAAAGCTAAAAGATTCGAAGTTGTTGAAGAGCTTGGCTACACCATTAATGGCTTCTATTCTTGCTTTTTCTCCTCTCTGCTTCCCTCCAG atatatttgtattttttcaatATCATGTTGTAGTAGAGATAATTAAAG AATCAGTAGGAGAAATGAGTGCAGAAATACAAAGAGGAGCCACATTGTTCAGTCGGTCTTGCATTGGTTGTCACGATGCTGGTGGTAACATTATTCAACCT GGCGCAACCTTATTTACGGAGGACCTGCAAAG AAACGGAGTAGACACCGAAGAAGAAATATACAAAATTACTTATTTTGGGAAGGGAAGAATGCCT GGATTCGGTGAAAATTGCAGTCCAAGAGGACAATGCACTTTCGGACCACGTTTgcaagaggaagagataaagcTATTGGCCAATTTTGTTAAGTCACAAGCTGATCAAGCTTGGCCAACCATTCAAGATTGA
- the LOC136206324 gene encoding cytochrome c6, chloroplastic isoform X3 — MRILSAISGSATATPTPLCSFFSSTEKEKRGERKEKVSLKLKDSKLLKSLATPLMASILAFSPLCFPPDIFVFFQYHVVVEIIKESVGEMSAEIQRGATLFSRSCIGCHDAGGRNLIYGGPAKKRSRHRRRNIQNYLFWEGKNAWIR, encoded by the exons ATGCGGATTCTCTCAGCCATTTCCGGCTCTGCAACTGCAACTCCAACTCCACTCTGTTCTTTCTTCTCATCTACT gaaaaggaaaagcgagGAGAAAGAAAGGAGAAAGTCTCCCTAAAGCTAAAAGATTCGAAGTTGTTGAAGAGCTTGGCTACACCATTAATGGCTTCTATTCTTGCTTTTTCTCCTCTCTGCTTCCCTCCAG atatatttgtattttttcaatATCATGTTGTAGTAGAGATAATTAAAG AATCAGTAGGAGAAATGAGTGCAGAAATACAAAGAGGAGCCACATTGTTCAGTCGGTCTTGCATTGGTTGTCACGATGCTGGTG GGCGCAACCTTATTTACGGAGGACCTGCAAAG AAACGGAGTAGACACCGAAGAAGAAATATACAAAATTACTTATTTTGGGAAGGGAAGAATGCCT GGATTCGGTGA